One part of the Vanessa cardui chromosome 2, ilVanCard2.1, whole genome shotgun sequence genome encodes these proteins:
- the LOC124536393 gene encoding SET and MYND domain-containing protein 4 translates to MAQNIEGFFKKFHDNINNAIDDVTRNNFANLESNSKRVSYLSSLPLIKNYDLSTDVSEIQVGGDFPVKKEFEKARALKDEGNKAVQKGDWVKSLQLYNQSLLFMPQKESEELSIVYANRSAALNHLEQFEDALSDIQRCISLGYPRHLRYKVYERRARCLLVLKRNQEAIKAFQDTISALDEANNLNKEKRQKLRTDAKLMLEVLNKGLVLAGNPKDPEPLKKTPPKPKLPGKQNSQYPAASDAIQIDYDNDKGRFATASKDIQAGEILLVEKPHSGVLLGEFCKTHCQNCFMKCPIPIPCPKCPNVIFCSDKCLKTAIQSYHGYECHILPLLWKSGCSITCHIALRMITQKPKEYFTQIYNDLESKPSGIYKTDDYKNIYHLVAHEEKRTKQDLLHRSQMTIFLLKVLELSGYFEGKHREKEIGLNEIKALEIGETYSEDIALFGSLILKNLQILQFNAHEVFELHCPKPKVGQYIIKHDGKSTFLAGAVFPTLALFNHSCDPGVVRYFCGPYVVVRAVKNIKKGQEVAENYGPIFTTVPKQKRQAELKEQYWFDCNCVPCEQNWPMYSEMTENYMRFKCDSDRPCPNVIPVPYDCKEFMVQCGLCQQYTNILRGLKSLQDTEIMYKLGRAAMTEGKYGEAMKKFIEMLKLYDATLSPPYQSYYDCVQDLRRCMLALGNYSIV, encoded by the exons ATGGCGCAAAACATTGAAGGTTTCTTCAAGAAGTTTCATGATAACATAAACAACGCAATAGACGATGTGACAAGAAATAATTTCGCTAATTTAGAATCAAATTCAAAACGAGTTTCATACTTGAGCTCTCTACCGTTAATTAAGAATTACGACCTTTCAACTGACGTTAGTGAAATTCAAGTCGGGGGTGATTTTCCAGTTAAAAAGGAATTCGAAAAAGCTCGAGCGCTCAAAGATGAAGGAAATAAAGCTGTTCAAAAGGGCGATTGGGTCAAATCTTTACAATTATACAatcaaagtttattatttatgccACAGAAAGAGA GTGAGGAGCTGTCAATTGTATATGCGAATCGGTCAGCAGCTTTAAATCATTTGGAACAGTTTGAAGATGCTCTCTCAGATATACAACGTTGTATATCTTTGGGCTATCCACGTCACTTACGTTATAAAGTTTATGAGCGAAGAGCCCGATGCCTACTcgttttaaaaagaaatcaagAAGCAATTAAGGCTTTCCA ggACACGATCAGTGCCTTGGATGAagctaacaatttaaataaagaaaaaagacaaaaattaagAACAGATGCAAAACTCATGTTGgaagttttaaataaaggtCTAGTACTAGCAGGAAATCCAAAAGACCCTGAACCACTGAAGAAAACTCCACCGAAACCCAAGCTCCCTGGAAAACAAAATTCGCAATACCCAGCTGCTTCCGACGCTATTCAAAttgattatgataatgataaggGCAGATTTGCTACAGCAAGTAAAGACATACAGGCTGGCGAAATTTTACTGGTTGAAAAACCTCATAGCGGCGTTTTATTGGGTGAATTTTGTAAAACGCACTGTCAAAACTGTTTTATGAA atGTCCGATTCCGATACCTTGTCCGAAATGTCcgaatgtaatattttgtagtGACAAATGCTTAAAAACCGCCATCCAATCTTATCACGGATACGAGTGTCATATTTTGCCACTGTTGTGGAAATCAGGTTGCTCTATAACATGTCATATTGCTTTAAGAATGATCACTCAAAAACCGAAAGAGTATTTTACGCAAATATACAACGATTTAGAAAGTAAGCCATCAGGGATATATAAAACTgatgattacaaaaatatatatcatttagtTGCACACGAAGAAAAAAGGACAAAGCAAGATTTACTGCATAGGAGTCAAATGACGATATTTCTACTCAAAGTTTTAGAATTAAGTGGCTATTTCGAGGGCAAACATAGAGAAAAAGAAATAGGGCTTAACGAAATTAAGGCCTTGGAAATCGGAGAAACATACAGCGAGGATATCGCTTTATTTGGCAGCCTTATTTTAAAGAATCTGCAAATACTTCAGTTCAATGCGCACGAGGTATTTGAGTTGCATTGCCCCAAACCGAAAGTGGGTCAATATATCATAAAACACGATGGAAAATCTACATTTTTAGCAGGTGCAGTCTTTCCGACTCTGGCACTGTTTAACCACTCGTGTGACCCAGGAGTTGTAAG ATATTTTTGCGGTCCCTATGTCGTTGTACGTGCtgtgaaaaatataaagaaaggcCAAGAAGTCGCTGAAAATTATGGACCAATATTTACAACTGTTCCAAAACAGAAACGTCAAGCTGAGCTCAAAGAACAGTATTGGTTCGATTGTAACTGTGTACCTTGTGAACAAAATTGGCCCATGTACTCAGAGATGACTGAAAATTACATGCGATTCAA ATGCGACTCTGATCGCCCTTGTCCCAATGTGATACCAGTGCCTTATGATTGCAAAGAATTCATGGTGCAATGTGGTCTATGTCAACAATATACCAACATTTTAAGAGGATTAAAATCGTTACAA